The Apostichopus japonicus isolate 1M-3 chromosome 6, ASM3797524v1, whole genome shotgun sequence genome contains a region encoding:
- the LOC139968799 gene encoding COP9 signalosome complex subunit 4-like produces the protein MAASIATQLSSLVSTGGAPKDLTDKYKKILQSILSLPKDELLSSLKVFVDTMVNENVSLSVSRPLLTEVCNKLVTLSNEVSKTASHFLLEKVQPRAVSFEEQMATVRQHLAQIYESEECWRDAAKVLVGIPLETGQKQYTVDYKLETYLKIARLYLEDDDPVEAETYIKRASMLQAESTNEQLHILYKVCYARVLDYRRKFIEAAQRYNELSYRNIIAEEERMESLKHALHCTILASAGQQRSRMLATLFKDERCQHLPAYDILKKMYLERIIRGDQLQEFAAMLQPHQKATTADGSSILDRAVIEHNLLSASKLYNNIKFEELGALLEIPPGKAEKIASQMISEGRMNGYIDQIDGIVHFESPETLPQWDKQIQSLCLQVNNIIEKINLHAPDWTSTISETQMQ, from the exons GTACAAGAAAATCTTGCAGAGTATACTGAGTTTACCAAAAGATGAATTACTGTCCTCCCTTAAAGTGTTTGTTGACACAA TGGTCAACGAAAATGTCAGCTTATCTGTGTCCCGGCCTCTGCTCACCGAAGTCTGTAACAAACTGGTGACATTATCTAATGAGGTGTCCAAGACAGCTTCACATTTTCTCCTTGAAAAAGTGCAACCTAGGGCAGTGTCCTTTGAAGAACAG ATGGCTACTGTTAGACAGCACCTTGCTCAAATATATGAAAGTGAAGAATGTTGGAGGGATGCAGCCAAAGTTCTCGTTGGGATTCCTCTGGAAACAGGACAAAA GCAATACACAGTGGATTATAAATTAGAAACCTACCTGAAGATCGCCAGACTGTATTTAGAAGACGATGATCCTGTGGAGGCTGAAACGTACATCAAAAGAGCGTCCATGTTACAAGCAGAATCTACTAATGAACAGTTACATATTCTTTATAAG GTTTGCTATGCAAGAGTTTTAGATTATAGGAGGAAATTCATCGAGGCTGCACAACGATATAATGAACTCTCATACAGAAATATCATCGCCGAAGAGGAGAGGATGGAATCCTTGAAACATGCATTGCATTGTACGATTCTGGCCTCAGCTG GTCAACAGAGATCAAGAATGTTAGCTACTCTTTTCAAAGATGAACGGTGCCAGCACTTACCAGCATATGACATACTAAAGAAGATGTATTTAGAGCGAATCATTCGAGGAGACCAGCTACAGGAATTTGCAGCAATGTTACAACCGCACCAGAAGGCAACCACAGCTGATG GATCTAGTATTCTAGACAGAGCAGTCATTGAGCATAATCTATTGTCTGCAAGCAAACtctataataatataaagtttGAAGAACTTGGGGCATTACTGGAAATTCCGCCTGGAAAG gCTGAAAAGATCGCCTCACAAATGATCTCAGAGGGCAGAATGAACGGCTATATCGATCAGATTGATGGCATCGTGCATTTTGAAT CTCCTGAAACACTTCCTCAATGGGATAAACAGATTCAGAGTCTCTGTCTCCAGGTAAACAACATTATAGAAAAGATAAACCTACATGCACCCGATTGGACATCGACCATCTCTGAGACCCAGATGCAATGA